The nucleotide window TCCCCGACGGTGCTCGGGCTGGAGCACCCGAGCGCGACGGCGAGCAGCGCCAGCGCAAGAGCGAGCGCCGGCCCCGGCCGCGTGAACGTGCGAACCATTGTTGCTTCCCCCAAGAACGCGGGGGATAGCGTCGCCCGCACCGGACCGCAAGCGCCGAGTTGCGGTTTCCGGAACTCCCGACACGGCGGCCTTACGCTTTCGGCGGCTCGATGCCAAAGTCCCGGATGGTGAACAGCGGGCGGAAGTCGTACTTCGCGAGGGCTTCACGCGCGCCCTGGAGCCGGTCGCAAATGCACACCACGCGGAGCACCGTTGCCCCCTTGGCCTCCACCGCCTCGATCGCTTGGACCACGCTGCCGCCGGTCGTCAGCACGTCGTCGATCACCACCACCTTGTCGCCGGCGTTGACCTGCCCCTCGACGAGTTCCTTGGCGCCGTGCTCTTTAGCCTTCTTGCGCACGAAGAACCCTTCGAGGTGCCGGCCGTTCCGGTGGAACGCCGTCAGCGCCGCCGCGGCCATCGGGATCGCCCCGACCTCCAGACCGCCCATCGCCTGGAACTCGAGGTCCTTGGTCGCGTCGTAGAGCAACTCGCCGAGCAAGGTCAGCGCCTCGGCGTGGAACAGCACCTTCTTCGAGTTCACGTAGTACGTGCTCTTCTTGCCGGACGCGAGCGTGAAGTCCCCGAACTGGAGTGCGCGGGCGCGGAACAGCTCTTTCAGTCGATCCTGTGCGGACATTCTTCTCCCCGTTTGTGTTAGCCCAGTGCGTCGATCTTGGCCGCCACGATGAAGTCGTTCGCCGACAGCCCGCCGATCGCGTGCGTGCTCAGCTCGACCGCGGCGTGCCGGTAGCCCGTCAGGTGCAGGTCCGGGTGGTGGTCCTCCGCCTCGGCGAGGTCGGCGACCCGGTTCAGGAACGCCATCGCGGACGCGAAGTCCGTGAACTTGTACTTCCGGCGGATCAGCTTGCCGTCGTCCGAGAGCGCCCATCCGGGGACGGCCGCAAGGTGCGCGGCCACCTGGTCCGCGGCGAGCGGGGGCGTGCCGCCCTCGCACGCGGTACACTTCTTGGCGGTCAGTTCGGCGGCGGATACGCTCATGGGAAGCTCCCCTGAACGGGCGAGTTGGTGTCCATCTTACGCCGCGACCCGCGCCGCGCCGAACCCTTTCCCACAGAGCGACCCATGACACGCACGCTGCCCGTACTTGCGCTGTTGCTCGCGACCCCGCTGATCGCACACGCACAGAAGGTCGAGGTGACCGGCGGTAAGGCCGATGCGGCCGACGCCGTCGTGGTCGCGCCGCTGCCGGCCGGCTCGAACGCCAACTCGGTTACGCTGCCCGACGGCCTGCACGTCCCGGCCCAGGCCACCGCCGACGGCAAGTCGCTGGTGTTCGTCCTGCCGAAGCTCAAGGGTGGCGAAACCGTCACCGCTACCCCGACGATGCTCAACTACGTCAAGGCGCCCCCGCAGTTCAAGTTCGCCACTGAGAAGGACGGCACGACGGTCCTGTCGTTCGACGGCCGCAAGGTGCTCCAGTATTTCAACCTGCCGCGCGACCCGGCCAACCACTACTACACGTTCAAGCCGTTCCACAACGTCTACGACCCGGCGAAGGGCGAGGTCCTGCTGACCAACACGAGTGCGAAAAGCGACAAGGACGGCCAGTTCCCGCACCACCGCGGGCTGTTCTTCGGGTTCAACCGGATCAGCTACGGCGAGAAGCAGACCGCCGACGTGTGGCACGGCACCAACGGCGTGTTCTCGCAGCACGACAAGATGCTCGCGACCGAAGCCGGTGAGGTGTTCGGCAAGCACGTCTCGCAGATCTCGTGGCACGGCAAGGACGGCGCCACCTTCGCGACCGAGGAGCGCGCGGTCACGGCCTACGCCGCCAAGAGCGGTACGCTGATCGACTGGTCCACGACGCTCTCCACCACGCTCGCGAAGGTGCGGTTGGACGGCGACCCGCAGCACGCCGGGTTCCACTTCCGGGCCAACCAGGAGGTGTCGAAGAACGGTAAGGAGAACACCTATTACCTGCGCCCGGACGGCAAGGGGAAGGTGGGCGAGACGCGGAACTGGGAGCCGAAGGCGAAGGAGCCGAATCCGAAGACGATCAACCTCCCCTGGAACGCGTGCAGCTTCGTGACCGGCGGGAAGCGGTACACGGTGGTCCGCATCAACCACCCGGACAACCCGAAGGAGACGCGCGGCAGCGAGCGCGACTACGGCCGGTTCGGGGACTACTTCGAGTACGACCTCACCGCGGACAAGCCGCTGAAGCTCAAGTACCGGGTGTGGGTGCAGGAAGGGGAAATGACCGTCGAGCAGTGCGCCGCGCTGGCCGAAGGGTTCGTTCACCCGCCCGTGGCAAAGTAAAGGCAGATCGGCCACAAAAAGCACAGAACAAAGGCAGACTGGCCACAAAAAAGCACAAAGGGCACAAAAGGAAAGCGAAGACCAAGACAATAGACAAGTGCGTTTGAACTCACTCTATTGTCTTGGTCTTCGCTTTCCTTTTGTGCCCTTTGTGCTTTTTTGTGGCCAGTTTCTCTTCATGCCTTCGTTTTTGGTGACCGATTCGTGTCAGCTCTCGGTCTTCGCGGCAGCTTCGAGCAGCCGGATGATCTCTTCGAGCCGCAGTTGGATGTCGTGAAACCGCTCGCCGGCCGCTTCTCGCACCAGCGACATCATCCCGTCGAGCAGCGCGTCCCGCTTCTTCGCCGGCGCAAACCCCATGTCGCGGTACATCCGCTTCGCGTGCTTCAGCGGGGTCGTCTTTTCGTCCGGGTTGGGCAGGTTCGGGTCCGCGCCGAACGCCAGCAACCGCCGCACCTCTTCCACCTCGATCTGGTCCACCGAGATCCACAGCGGCGGGTACTCGTCCTCGCCGAGGGCGTTGATGTCGGCGCCCCGCGCGACCAGCTCGCGCGCGAGGGGCTCGTCGCCCGTGAGGATCGCTTCGAGCAGCAGGTCGTGCGGCGACGGGACGTACTCCTCCTGTTCGGCCTCGCTCTCGGGCTCGTCCGATTCGAGCAGGTCGTACAGGCCCTCCCACGAGGTCCAGTGCGCCTCGCGCGTGTCGGGCGCGTAGGTCACCACCATCCCGTGCTCGTCCTGCCAGTCGGATTCGAGCAGGAACACGAGGTGCGCGAACCCGTTCCGGGCCTCGCGGGCGATGTCCACCCGCGTGACCGCGAACCGGCCGCTCAGGTCCGCGACGGTGGCCGCGGCTTTGATCCCGGCTACCTGGCGCCAGTGCTCCTGCTCGTACGCGCTCTGGAACGACTCCCACACCTGCGCGACCACGGCGTCGTACACCGCGGCTTCGTTGTCGCACAGGAACCGGTACGACTCCTGTTGAGCGGGCGAGGGCTCGGCCCCGCCGGGGGCGGCGACGCGCACCGGGAACCGCCCCTTCGCAAACAGCGCCGCGTTCTTCTCGCGCCGGGCGGCCCGGCGCTGCTCGCGCTCCTGGTCCTTGGGGTCGGACTCGGCGGGCGCCGGTTCGGGCGCCTCGGCCGCGCGGTCGAGTTCGGCGAGCGCCTGGTCCACCCGTTCGCCGAACTGCGCCCGCATCTGTTCCTTCATCGCCTCCAGCGCCGCGCTCATGTCGGCGGCCATCCGGACGGCCTCTTCCTCCGTGAGCGGCGCGGGTTCGGGCATCTGACCCACGGCCGCGAACCGCGGCAGCCCGGCGGACCCGGCCCACGACTCGTCGGCTTCCTTGAACCGCAGTTTGCCGAACACCTCGTGCGTCACGGGCTCACTCCGCGGGCGATCGCGTTTCAGGCACCAGGGGCGACACGATTCAGGATAGCGATTTCGTTCGCCCGCGAACCGGTCCGCGCTGGCACGAGTTGTGTTGTAGAGTGCTGGTTGGGCACCGCCGCAGCGGGGACCGGACAGGGGGCAGCCGTGAACGCGCAACTCGAAACCGCAAAAACGATTGTGGCCCTGAAGGGGCACACGGCCGGAGTCCTCGCCCTCGCCTTCTCTCCCGACCGGTGCCTGCTCGCCTCGGCCGCCGCCGACGGGACCGCCCGCGTGTGGAACGTGTCCGGCTCGAAGGTCGGCGAGCGCTCCGTGTTGCGTAAAGCCGGGGACCTGTTCCATTCACTCGCGTTCGCGCCCAACAGCCGCACCCTGGCCGTCGGGTCCGGGGCGCTGAACGGCATGGTCTGGCTGTACGACGTTACCGATCCGATCGCGGTCGAGGCGGGCGTGCTCCGCGGGGCGCGCGGGGCGGTCGACGGTTTGTGCTTTTCCGCGGACGGCAAGCAAGTGGCCGGAGCGGGCGCGGACCGGACGGTGCGCGTGTGGGAACCGCGGGCCGGTGCGAGCGCCGACCCGCGGGCGATGCTCGTCGGTCACGCACACGCGGTGAAGGCGGTCGCGTTCACACCCGACGGTACCGGGCTGGCGACGGCGGCGTGTGACGGCTCGGTGCGCGTGTGGTCGGTCGGGCGCATCCGTTCGACCGAGCGGGCGGTGCTATCGCACCCGAGCGAAGTGAACGCGGTCGCGTACTCGGCCGATGGCAAGACGCTCGCCACGGGCGCCCAGGACGGCGTCATCCGGTTGTGGGACGTGGCCGCACTCAAGCCGATCGTGCGGGCCGAGCTGAAAGGAACGGTTGGGGCGGTACGCGCGGTACTGCTTTTGGCTGATGGCGACACGCTGGTGAGCGCCGGCGACGACCTCCGGGTGCGCAACTGGAGCCTCCGCACCGGGAAACCGGTGCGCGAGTGGGAGGTGCCGGGCGAGTCGGCCACACGGTTCGCGTTCACCGCGGACGGCCGGTACATGGCGAAGGGCGAGGCCGGCGGGGCGGTCGAACTGTTCCGGGTCGCGGAGAAAAGGACGTAGCTTCCCGTTCGTGCGGAGAATGTTAAAATGGAGGCGCGTACAGAACTTTTCGGCGGAGGCGCGTACCGTGGCCAAAGACCCGCTCGACCCACAGCGCTGCGCGAAGCTGCTCTCCGCACTCGCGGCGCCGGAGCGGCTGAAGATCGTTCGGTTCCTCGCGGACGGCCCGCAGAACGTGACCGCGATCGCTGATATGCTGCGGCTCAAGAACGTGGTGAACGTGTCGCACCACCTCAGCGTACTGAGAAACGCGAACCTGATCCGCGGCAAGAAGATCGGCCGGTTCGTGCTGTACTCGCTCCGCCCCGGGGTGCTCGAAGACGCCGTCGAAGCCGGCGTCCCCAAGGACGCGCTCAACCTCGGCTGCTGCCGCATCGAGATGCCCAACTGCCGCACCGAGGTGGAGTAGAAGAAGAGTGTTCACCGCAGAGGGCGCAGAGAGAAAACAGAGAACGATCATTTGTTCTTGTGTTCTCTCTGCGCCCTCTCGTGCCCTCTGCGGTGAACACTCTTTACCTCACACCGGCACCACGTCGCCACGCACGGGGATTTCGACGTCCGCAAACCCGACCCCTCTCAATCCCTCTGCGAGCTTGGCCGCCCGCTCGGGGTCGCCGTGGACCAGCCGCACGCGGGCGGTGGAACCGGCCAGCGGGCCGAGCATCCGCAGCAGGTCCGGGTGGTCGGCGTGGCTGGAGAGCCCGTTCAGCACGACGACCTCGGCCTTCAACGGGCACAGGCGGCCCAGGATGCGCACCTCCGGCCGCCTCTCGACGAGGCGGCGGCCGAGCGTGTCCGCGGCCTGGTAGCCCGCGATGAGGACGGTGTTCCGCGCGTCGCCCAGCGCGTGCTTCAGGTGGTGCTGCACGCGCCCGGCCTCGCACATGCCGCTCGCGGAGATGATCACGCACGGGCGGTCGAACCGGTTCAGCTTAACGCTCTCGTTGACCGTCTCGACGTAGCGGACGTGCTTCTCGCCGAACAGGTCCGGGTGGGCGCCGAGCAGCGCGAGCGTCTCGTCGTCGAAGCACTCGGTGTGTGCGCGGAACACCTCGGTCGCGCGCGACGCCATCGGGCTGTCCACGAAGATCGGCAGCGCGGGCAGCTTGCCGGCGGAAATAAGCTGGTGCAGGAAGTACACGACCGTTTGCGTGCGGCCCACCGCGAACGCCGGGATGACGACCCGCCCGCCGCGCTCGACCGTCTGCCGCACCACCGCGCCGAGCTTGTCCGCCGTCTCGTCGACGTGCTCGTGGGTGTGGCCGCCGTAGGTGCTCTCGGTGATGAGCAGGTCGCAGGGCGGGATCGGCTCCGGGTCGCGCAGGATGGGCAGCCCCGGGCGGCCGATGTCTCCGGTAAAGGTGACGCGGCGCTCACCGGCGGGGCCGCCGATCCGCAGGTGAACGGTGGCCGAGCCGAGCAGGTGACCGGCGTCGGCGAAGGTGACCTCAATGCCCTTGCCGATGTGGAACGGCTTCCCGTACGGAACCGCCTGCATCTTGGTGAGCGTGCGGTACACGTCCCGGGCGTCGTAGAGGGGTTGCACCTTCGCGTCGCCGCGGTCCCGCTTCTGGTTCAGGTAGTTGGCGTCCTCTTCCTGGATCTTGGCGGCGTCGCCGAGCATGACCGCGGCCAGCGCGCGGGTGGCCGGGGTGCAGTAGATCGGACCGGCGAACCCCCTGCGCACGAGGTTCGGCAGGTTCCCGCAGTGGTCCACGTGCGCGTGGCTGAGTACGACGGCGTCGATGTCGCGGGTGCGGAACGGAAAGTCGCGGTTGCGGGCGTAGCTTTCGGCTCGCTTGCCCTGAAACAGCCCGCAGTCGAGCAGGAGCGTTTTGCCCGCGGCGTCGAGCCGGTGCATGGACCCGGTGACGGTCTGCGCGGCGCCCCAAAAGGTGACCTGCGGTTCCGGCTGCGGTTCTGTCACTTTGGCCATGTCACCTTCGGACGGGTGCGACAAACGCGGGCGCCTGTGTGCAGCATACCCCGCGGCGGCCGGCTCCTGTAAGGGCAATCCAGCCGCCGGTGTGGTAATGTGCTGTCGGCCGAGGGGTGTTCACGCCGCGGCATGAGGCACGCGGCGCGTGCTGGAACCAACAGACGGCGAGAGGCGCGAATGGTGTACTTCCGGTTGCGACCGTCCACGATCCCCGGCGCGGGGGTCGGGGTGTTCGCGGTGACCGACATCCCGAAAGGGACCCTGATGCCGGAGTTGTTCGCGCCGGGCGACGTGCGGCGCCTGACCTGGGAAGAGTTTTCCGAACTCACCGTGCCGGACGAGGTGAAGAACAACTTCGCGACGCGGTACGAAACCGAGTGCTTCGTACCGGCCGACTTTAACCGGGTCAGCGCGGGGTGGTATCTGAACGATTCGGACGAGCCGAACCTCGCCCACGACGCCAACTACGACTACTTCACGCTGCGCGACGTCCGGGCCGGCGAAGAACTGTTCATCCGTTACGACGATCTGTGACGCCGGGTGCTGGAACTCGAAACGACCGGGTCACCGGTTGAACAGGAATTCCTTGCTGTTCACCAGCGCCCACAGCATGTCCTTGTACACGTCGTTCCGCGAAGCGTCCTTGAGTAACCCCCGCACCGTTTCGCGTTCCGTGGCGGTCGGGGTGCGGGCCAGCGCCCGCAGGAACAGCGCGTCCGTCACCTTGTCGTCGTCCTTTTCGGCCGCGAGCAACTCGGACACCCACCCGCCGGCGTTCAGCTTCTGGGTCACGGTTTCGCCGCCCAGTAGGTTCAGCACCGCCGGCAGGGACACCTCTCCGGTGCGCTCGCACGCGCACGCGGTTACGCGGTCGCTGCGGCCGAACGCGCGCAGGAAGTACGAGTTCGCCCCCGGGTCCGGCACCTGCACCGCCCGGGTGCCCATCGGGTACCCGGCGAAGTGCTCCGGCACGCCGCTGAGGTCGCAGACGGCGTCGAGCAGCACCTCGGCGGGCAGGCGGCGCGCGTAGTAGTGCGAATAGAACCGTGGGTCCGTCTCGTTGCCCTTGCGGGTGGCGCTGGATAGTTGGTACGCGCGGGAGTTCAGCACAACACGCATGAGCGCCCGCAGGTCCAACTTCTTGTCCACGAACTCCTTGTTGAGCGCGGCCCACAGCGCCGGGTTGGTGGGCGGGTTGGTGGCCCGCAGGTCGTCCACCGGCTCCACCAATCCTACGTTCATGTAGTGCTTCCACACCCGGTTCACCATCGCCCCAGTGAAGTACTCGTTTTTCGGATCGGTGATCCAATTCGCCAGTTGTGCCCGCGGGTCGTCGGTGGGCTTCACGTCGGTGGGCGTGCGGTCGAGCGGCTGCGGCTTCATGAACGCGCCGGTGCGCGGCTGGCTCACGCCCACCGGGTTCTTGTTCTGGTTCTGATCCGGGTGGCTGACCCTCAACACGGTCGCCCCGTCCTTCGCCTCTTTACGGTCGAGCTTCACGCGGCTGAAGTACGCCGCGAAGTGGTAGAAGTCGTCCTGCGTGTAGCGTTCGAGCGGGTGGTTGTGGCACTTCGCGCAGCCGATCCGGGTGCCCAGGAACGCTTGCGCGACCGACTCGGGCGCTTCCGAACTCTCGCCGTGCCGGTGCTCACCGACCGTCACGATGAAGTACCCCACCGCGGGGCTCCCGGTGCTCGGGCCGGTGGCCGTGAGCACGTCGCGGGCGATGGCGTCCCAGGGGCGGTTCGCGGCGACCTGCTTGCGGAGCCACGCGTGGAACTGCCGCACGCCTTTCACCCCGCGCACGTCGTGGTCCCGCTCCTTGCGGTTCTGGAACAGGTCGCTCAGTTGCAGCGCCCAATAATCGGTGAACTCCGGGCGCGCGAGCGCCGCGTCGATCAACTGTTCGCGCTTCTTGGGGTCCGGATCGGCAACGAACGCCTTCACCTCGTCAACAGTGGGCAGCACGCCGCAGGCGTCGAGTAACACGCGCCGGACGAACTCCGCGTCGGTACACAGGTCCGACGGCTCGACCCGCAGTTCCTTCAGCTTCGCGAACACATGGGTGTCGACGAAGTTGTTCGCGGCGGCGAACCGCGCGCCGTCCAACGGCCGGTCGAACGGAACGCCGATCACCGTGACCGCGACCTCCGTGAGGTACATCGCGCGAACGGCGCTGGCCCCGTGGCGCAGCGCCTTCGCCCGGCCGCCTGGTGTTACGGCGAGGTACGCGGGGTCGTTGGAATCGAACTTGGTGAGCCAGGTGACATCGCGCCGCGAGCCGTCGGCGAACGTGGCGGTCGCAACCAGTTGCACCTCTTCGCCGGGCTTGAGCACCTGTGACGCCGGCGCCAGTTCGAGCTTGCTGACCGGAACGTCTCCCTTGCTCGGCCCCGGGTGCCCGGCTTTCAGCCAGTCGAGGAGTAACCCGTACTCGCGGCTGGTGGCCGAGAACAGCCGGCCGCCCTCGTGCGGGGTCTGGCCGGTGGCTTTGCGGAGCAGCAGGCTCTCTTCGGGCCTCGTGCGGTCGATGCGGCGGCCGTCGAACTCGCGGGTGACCCACTTGTAATCTTGCTCGGGAGCGAACCCGCGGAGCGACAGCCGGAACCCGTTCTGGCCGGCACCCTTCCCGTGGCACGCGCCCTGGTTACATCCGGCTTTCGTGAACAGCGGGACGACATCCGCGGTGAACGACGGAACGTCGCCCGCACGGGCCGCTCCCGGCGCGCCCGCCACAACGGCTGCAGCGAGTAGGTACGAGAGCCTTGGCATGCGGGCACTCTGGGGAAAGGTGTTCGGCGGGTCGGGCACGGCGCCGGGTGCAGGTAGGGGGCGCTTTTAGGCTCCTCCTTGAGCTTAAGTCGCTTGCGGAGAGCGAGCAAGACGTTGTTGTGGATCATACCGGTGGGCGGTTCGGTGCTCGCCGGTGACGCCATGCTCTGTCCGCGGGATCTGGCCCGACAGGTGATCGCGGGTGGGGGCCATTCCCCACGCCCGAGCGAGCAACTGGGGCGCCCGGCCACGACGGTGGACCCGGGGCACGGGCGGATCGAGGCGCGGACCGTGCGCCCCCCCCGGCCCGAACCGCCCACGACCGGTGGACCGGGCGGAAGCAAGGATGCCGGGTGACCCGCAAGCGGACGATCCGAGGTGTGACCACCGTGGAGTTGGTGCACGGGATCACCAGCTTGCCGGCCGAGCGAGCCGACGCACGAGCACCTCTGGACGGGCTCCGGTCGCATCGGCTCATCCAGAACCAATGCCACGACGTGTGCGAAGTGACCCTGCGTGAGGATGCGCCGGGGTGCCGCGCCGCAGGTGCTGGCCGCGCTCCGTAACGCCGTGACCCACTGAAGTTCCCCACGAATGGTGAACAGCGGGAAAGCGGTGTAAACTCCAAGTACAAGGTAGGCACCACAATGGCTGGTACGCGCAAGGTCTACACGCCGGAGTTCAAGCTCAAAGCGGTGTAAACTCCAAGTACAAGGTAGGCACCACAATGGCTGGTACGCGCAAGGTCTACACGCCGGAGTTCAAGCTCCAGGCGGTCCAGATGATCACCGAGCAGAAGCTCTCGGTGGCCGAGGTGGCGCGCCGCCTCGGCCACCGAGAACCGGCTCCACGGCGGGAAGAAGGCGGTCCTCAAGAAGGGTGCCGAGGCGTCACTGCTGCGCACATCTGATGCGTACCGTCGTGTTCGACCGTTTGGCGGTTTCGGCTGGAGCAGCTTGTGAACCGCGGTGTGTCCCCCGGACTTCCGCGGCGGGGGCTCCTCCGGTCGCGGCTTCTGGTTGTGCACCTTGACCCACTTCGATGACTCGCGCCCGGAGAGCCGCTCTCGTGCGCGCCCACGCGTCCGCGCATCGTCGCCCGGCACCGGGAGGGTGGTGGCCACCTCGTCGAGCGTCAGCACCTCGTGCAACCCGATCAGTTCGCGGGTCATGTCCGCGAACACCGGTTCGGCCGACACGTCCTCGACGGGCGTGTGCTCGGGGCGCCCGGCCGTGAGGTACGCCCGCACCAGTTGCAGCACGTTGAACAGGACCAGGCACAGGCCGCCTGGAACACGGTCGCCGGCGGGCGGCACCCGATCAGCCGCTGCAGGTGGAACACCTCGGTGATCTGTTGGAATACGTTCTCGATTTGCCAGCGCGTGAGGTACACCGCCAGCAGATCGGCGCCGGGGTGCAGCCGGTCGTCGAGACGGTCCGTGATCACCCCCACGTCCTCGTCGCCCGGGCGGATCAGGGGGGCCCGCCGCACGTACAAGCGGCGCTCCCCTTGTACCTCGGCCCCGAGCCACCCCCACTCCTGGCGAACGGTTCGGCCGTCGGCATCGGTGCCCGTGACCGCGGCCCGCGTCGGGCCCGGGTGGAAACCGGTGTTGTGCCCGTACCGGACGACGAAGTGGTCCCCGCCGTCGGCGAACCGGCGGGGCGGGATCCGGTCGCAGAACTGACGGTCGGCCACCCGCAGCCGCGGACCCGTCACCACCTCGCGGACGGTCGGCAGCAGATGGGGTACGGACCGGATGTCATTGGCCTCCCCGTCCGCGTCGGCGGCCAGCCCGACCGCCACGCCCCCCGCCGGTAGGTACGCGACCAGCAGCTTCCCGCCGTACCGCTTGCCCGGCCGGTTCCGGGTCGGGAGCAGCCGCTTGGCCATCCGCTTGATCTTCTTCCCGTCGACCACCACGACCGACAGCCCGCTCCGGCTCGCCGGCACAGCGGCCGGACGGGCGTCCGCCGGGAGCAGCGGGCGGAGGCGCGGGGTGAGGGCGGTGGGGAAGGCCTCGGCCAGCGGCAGCGGGAACCATCACAGTCTACGAGTACTCGGCAGCGGAGTAGTCGCTTCAATTCGGCCGCGGCTATGAGCCGCGGAGAACTGGGGTTTTTCGTTTCCGCCCCCTAACTAGTGCTGTGTCAGGTTTTGATTTTAGGGTAGAGGGATTTGAGCCTGTTGCGAGCATCGTCGGTGCGGAACTGCCGATCGACGCTACGCTGCTTGTCGTTGGTGTAGTCCTGCCAGGCGGCCGTCTCTACCCTCAACTCCTCTATCGTTGCGAACCGCCTACCCTGCACGCATTGCCGCGTCATCGCGCCCAGCTCACATTCCGCGACGTTCAACCAACTCCCGTGCTTGGGCGTGTGGCGGAACTCCGATCGCCTCACCAGCGCCCGCGCCGTTTCCGGGTCGAACGCCTCGTAGAACGCACCGATCGTGTGCGTGTTCCGGTTGTCGCACACCACGATCACCTTCACGGCATCCCGGTAGCGAGTCCGTAGTAACTCGGCCACCTCCAACGCCCAATCCACCTTCGTCCGCCGCTCCCGTACGCTCACCTGGCGCCACCCCACCAGCGCCTCACAGAACATGAAGATGCTCGCCGTGCCCGCCCGCTCGTACTCGTAGTCCACCCGGCGCGGATGATCCTTCGTCGCGGGAATCGGCGCCCGCGTCTCCTTGAGCAACGGGATCGGTTGCTCGTCCATGTTGAGTACCGGGTAGAGGCAATCGTAAGGCAAGGCATAGGTGTCCAGGACCAATTCCATGTGCGCCACGAACGCCGCGTCGGCGTCTGGCGGGATCACCCCGTACTCCAACTTCCGCGGCGTCATCGCGTTTTTTTGAGCGTCTGACGAATGGTCTCGTGGCTGATGGCGTCCACAACCTCCAACGCGACGACCTGCTCGGCCAGTAACCGCAGG belongs to Gemmata obscuriglobus and includes:
- a CDS encoding transposase, encoding MPASRSGLSVVVVDGKKIKRMAKRLLPTRNRPGKRYGGKLLVAYLPAGGVAVGLAADADGEANDIRSVPHLLPTVREVVTGPRLRVADRQFCDRIPPRRFADGGDHFVVRYGHNTGFHPGPTRAAVTGTDADGRTVRQEWGWLGAEVQGERRLYVRRAPLIRPGDEDVGVITDRLDDRLHPGADLLAVYLTRWQIENVFQQITEVFHLQRLIGCRPPATVFQAACAWSCSTCCNWCGRTSRPGAPSTRPSRTCRPNRCSRT
- a CDS encoding IS630 family transposase yields the protein MTPRKLEYGVIPPDADAAFVAHMELVLDTYALPYDCLYPVLNMDEQPIPLLKETRAPIPATKDHPRRVDYEYERAGTASIFMFCEALVGWRQVSVRERRTKVDWALEVAELLRTRYRDAVKVIVVCDNRNTHTIGAFYEAFDPETARALVRRSEFRHTPKHGSWLNVAECELGAMTRQCVQGRRFATIEELRVETAAWQDYTNDKQRSVDRQFRTDDARNRLKSLYPKIKT